In a genomic window of Candidatus Omnitrophota bacterium:
- a CDS encoding class I SAM-dependent methyltransferase, which produces MNARPFTYRKRTHCAVCAEKLENSLIDFLALPVLTGVFSKEKFEVRDSGMDQSFYLCPKCGHGQLSTIIDPNFLYNQDYGFQTSLSQTATNELEKFVNFLEKLSPDCVFNKVVDIGCNDLYLLKRLKNKAKSFCGVDMMKNFADRQKRVEGLAVDLVEKKAEDLKLSDFKSEAPDLIVATHMIEHAQEPREVLCNLMNCASEDALFVFEFPCLEEMTKAYRFDRIFHQHLQYFSLESFKNLLILVGAEYIDHCYNPSHWGSLMVAFRKGRKTSLIDIIADHGDTEKEIKEKYFIFKREMKKTSCEIEAKEKKSIVGYGATNMLPILFYHLGINDNVLDLVFDDDIMKNNLYFQGLGVRISNVSQLDQLCSKTFLITALDHVDVIVKKLLNLSADKIIIPLQNLP; this is translated from the coding sequence ATGAATGCTAGGCCTTTTACTTATAGGAAGAGAACACATTGTGCAGTTTGCGCTGAGAAACTCGAGAATTCATTAATTGATTTTCTTGCTTTGCCTGTTTTGACAGGGGTTTTTTCTAAGGAGAAATTCGAAGTTCGCGACTCTGGAATGGATCAGAGTTTTTATTTGTGCCCCAAGTGTGGTCATGGCCAGCTTTCAACAATTATTGATCCTAATTTTTTATATAATCAAGATTATGGATTTCAAACATCTTTGAGTCAGACAGCAACAAATGAATTAGAAAAATTTGTTAATTTCTTAGAGAAATTATCTCCCGATTGTGTTTTTAATAAAGTTGTAGATATTGGATGCAATGATCTGTATTTGCTCAAACGTCTTAAAAACAAAGCAAAAAGTTTTTGCGGCGTTGATATGATGAAGAATTTTGCAGATAGGCAAAAAAGAGTAGAAGGCTTGGCTGTAGATCTTGTTGAAAAAAAAGCAGAGGATCTTAAACTGAGTGATTTTAAGAGCGAAGCTCCTGATCTTATCGTTGCTACACACATGATTGAACATGCACAAGAGCCTAGAGAAGTTCTTTGCAATTTGATGAATTGTGCATCTGAAGATGCTTTATTTGTTTTTGAATTTCCTTGTTTGGAGGAGATGACAAAAGCGTATCGTTTTGATCGCATTTTTCATCAACACTTGCAATATTTCTCCTTAGAATCTTTTAAGAATCTTTTAATTCTTGTTGGGGCTGAATATATTGATCATTGTTACAATCCTTCGCACTGGGGTTCATTGATGGTTGCTTTTCGCAAAGGAAGAAAGACTTCTTTAATCGATATAATCGCGGATCATGGAGATACAGAAAAAGAGATAAAAGAGAAATATTTTATTTTTAAGAGAGAGATGAAAAAAACATCCTGTGAAATCGAGGCCAAGGAAAAGAAATCCATTGTTGGATACGGAGCAACCAACATGCTTCCAATTTTGTTTTATCATTTAGGTATTAACGACAATGTCCTTGATTTAGTTTTTGACGATGATATTATGAAAAATAATCTTTATTTCCAGGGATTGGGAGTGCGTATTTCGAATGTAAGCCAACTTGATCAGTTATGCAGTAAAACTTTTCTGATAACAGCCTTAGATCATGTTGATGTTATTGTGAAGAAGCTTTTAAATCTTTCTGCAGATAAAATTATTATACCGTTACAAAATTTACCTTAA
- a CDS encoding transketolase, with the protein MDLREEDILGNNIINKDLRKRIIEIVYNAQEGHITSSFSIIDILAYLYENILKFDNKKPLWEDRDYFILSKGHGCVALYVILQKYGFITEDDLRQISSKNGILGGHPDITKVPGVEASTGSLGHGIGTALGVALGLRIRSRDNKVIALIGDGESNEGTVWECALVGANLNLGNLCCIVDNNGSAAQVLPVPDMQKKWDAFGWETYVINGHSQDDIQNVFGKIKFEHNTKPKVIIANTLKGKGVSFMEGHGSWHARIPSADEFKDALKELADD; encoded by the coding sequence ATGGATCTCAGGGAAGAGGATATTTTGGGTAATAATATTATCAATAAAGATCTTAGGAAAAGAATTATAGAGATTGTTTACAATGCTCAAGAAGGGCATATTACGAGCTCATTTTCGATTATTGATATTCTTGCCTATCTTTATGAAAATATTTTAAAATTTGATAATAAAAAACCGCTATGGGAAGATAGAGATTATTTTATTTTAAGCAAAGGGCATGGTTGCGTAGCGCTATATGTTATTTTGCAAAAATATGGATTTATAACAGAAGACGATTTAAGACAAATTAGTTCTAAGAATGGTATCTTGGGGGGACATCCTGATATTACTAAAGTGCCTGGTGTTGAAGCATCTACAGGATCTTTAGGCCATGGTATCGGAACGGCGCTAGGCGTAGCATTGGGCTTGAGAATTCGATCTAGAGATAATAAGGTTATTGCTCTTATTGGAGACGGGGAAAGCAATGAAGGAACCGTTTGGGAGTGTGCTCTTGTTGGGGCAAATTTAAATCTTGGCAACTTATGTTGCATTGTTGATAATAATGGTTCTGCTGCGCAAGTTTTACCTGTTCCAGATATGCAAAAGAAATGGGATGCTTTTGGCTGGGAAACTTATGTGATTAATGGTCATTCTCAGGACGATATTCAAAATGTTTTTGGAAAAATAAAGTTTGAACATAATACGAAGCCTAAAGTCATTATTGCTAATACTCTTAAGGGAAAAGGTGTTAGTTTTATGGAGGGTCATGGGAGCTGGCATGCTAGGATTCCTAGCGCTGATGAATTTAAGGATGCACTTAAGGAGTTAGCTGATGACTAA
- a CDS encoding radical SAM protein gives MKSFRNQLFHLKHEILTELLYRIPGLLPHRYVFILTNLCNLNCPFCFQKKTKSLHAMTTEDWLNLIAQLPSYARVTLTGGEPLIFDGFDRVLDQVASRFDCNMITNGILLTEEKIDRLLSYSRFKILAISIDDIGNHSRGVSLPQWDHMERMIQYFRKARKEKKSKCLLDIKTIILDENADQLFEIHKYCVEKLQCDNHSIQFLKGSSLQHADVMAKMEDIFLETSASVYTKFDVILEQIDKIRSYARMSKKNVFLHPKALDLASDDPVSKICYLNEEKHIKDKFCLCRFPWSSVHINSDGHLFPCMAVSMGNVKDEKLKLIIRSESFKKFRQIIKKEKTVNGCNRCGWLRLVS, from the coding sequence GTGAAAAGCTTTAGAAATCAACTCTTTCATTTAAAACATGAAATTTTAACAGAATTACTGTATCGCATTCCTGGATTGCTGCCTCATCGCTATGTTTTCATTTTAACAAATTTATGCAATCTTAATTGTCCTTTTTGTTTTCAGAAAAAAACAAAATCTTTGCATGCGATGACAACTGAAGATTGGTTGAATTTAATTGCTCAGCTACCTAGCTATGCACGTGTAACATTGACAGGGGGGGAGCCTTTAATTTTTGATGGATTTGATCGAGTACTTGATCAGGTTGCATCACGATTTGATTGCAACATGATCACAAACGGCATTCTGCTAACAGAAGAAAAAATTGATCGCCTGCTTTCGTATTCTCGTTTTAAGATTTTGGCTATTTCTATTGATGATATCGGCAATCATTCAAGAGGGGTTTCTTTACCTCAATGGGATCATATGGAGAGAATGATTCAATATTTCAGGAAAGCAAGGAAAGAAAAGAAATCTAAATGTCTTTTGGATATTAAAACAATTATTCTTGATGAAAATGCGGATCAGCTTTTTGAAATTCATAAGTATTGTGTTGAAAAATTGCAATGTGATAATCATTCTATACAGTTTTTAAAAGGATCCTCTCTCCAGCACGCCGACGTTATGGCCAAGATGGAAGACATTTTTTTAGAAACAAGTGCTTCGGTTTATACGAAATTTGATGTTATTTTAGAGCAAATTGACAAGATTCGCTCTTATGCAAGAATGTCTAAGAAAAATGTTTTTTTACATCCTAAGGCTCTTGACTTGGCGAGCGATGATCCAGTTTCTAAGATTTGTTATTTGAATGAAGAAAAGCATATTAAAGATAAGTTTTGTTTGTGTCGATTTCCTTGGTCAAGTGTTCATATCAATTCTGATGGACATTTGTTTCCATGTATGGCAGTTTCTATGGGTAACGTTAAGGATGAAAAGCTAAAATTAATTATTCGATCAGAATCTTTTAAGAAATTTAGACAAATTATAAAGAAAGAAAAGACAGTAAATGGATGCAATCGATGTGGATGGCTGCGGCTTGTTTCTTAA
- a CDS encoding glycosyltransferase family 2 protein codes for MKKYFSIIVPAFNEEKLIADSINSLVDNFESTNTNYEILVFNDGSTDRTGKIIDSFARANKNIKAIHRKVNRGIGASTREAIKIANGDCIGWFPGDNSITKESYREIIIFAKSMREDVLITYSKNNRKRPFLRRNLSSIYTALLNLLFGLKLKYYNGASILPVNVVRRFSLQADCHDTFAEVVVLTIKSGYSYAQFPFVHKPGTDKTSKAISLKNIFNIAKTICVLVKTIYFKH; via the coding sequence GTGAAAAAATATTTCTCTATTATTGTTCCAGCTTTTAATGAAGAAAAATTAATTGCAGATTCAATCAATTCTTTAGTTGATAATTTCGAATCTACAAATACAAATTATGAGATTTTAGTCTTTAACGATGGTAGCACTGATCGAACAGGTAAGATTATAGATAGCTTTGCTCGGGCGAATAAAAATATTAAAGCCATTCACCGAAAAGTGAACCGTGGAATTGGGGCTAGTACTCGAGAGGCTATAAAGATAGCTAATGGTGACTGTATCGGATGGTTTCCAGGAGACAATAGCATTACCAAGGAATCATATCGAGAAATAATTATCTTTGCAAAATCTATGAGAGAAGATGTATTAATTACGTATTCTAAGAATAATCGTAAGCGACCTTTTTTGAGGCGCAACTTATCCTCGATATATACAGCTTTGTTAAATCTTTTGTTTGGGTTAAAATTAAAATATTACAATGGCGCTTCTATTCTTCCTGTTAATGTTGTTAGGCGTTTTAGTCTTCAGGCGGATTGTCATGACACGTTTGCTGAAGTTGTTGTTTTGACTATAAAATCTGGATATTCTTATGCGCAGTTTCCATTTGTTCATAAACCTGGAACAGATAAAACATCAAAAGCAATTTCGCTTAAGAATATTTTTAATATAGCAAAAACAATCTGCGTTCTTGTTAAGACAATTTATTTTAAACATTAA
- a CDS encoding thiamine pyrophosphate-dependent dehydrogenase E1 component subunit alpha, translating into MNQTTRKKLFLSMLKIRRVEEQVVSVYGQKQMRTPTHLSIGQEAVASGVCANLTKKDQVFASHRCHAAFLARGGSVDQFFLELCGRKNGVNQGRGGSAHLSDASKGFFSSPILGGMVPVATGAALSFKLNKTKNVAVVFSGDAGLEEGVFAESVNFALLKKLPIVFICENNLYSTNTHIRYRQPNSPIFKRVTELLKPKQINGNDVEKVYVDAKKAVDSCRRGKGPVFLECLTYRFREHVGPLYDYNIGYRTKKEVFDWEKRCPLSLYKRKILKLKIMSKKSVELTDKKIMNEAENSYAKALKGSWPTEKDLMTGVY; encoded by the coding sequence ATGAATCAGACAACAAGAAAAAAACTTTTTTTATCTATGTTGAAAATTCGTAGAGTTGAAGAGCAGGTAGTGTCTGTTTATGGGCAAAAACAGATGCGAACGCCAACGCATCTTTCGATTGGGCAAGAGGCGGTTGCATCTGGAGTGTGTGCAAATTTAACAAAAAAAGATCAAGTATTTGCTTCGCATCGATGTCATGCAGCGTTTTTGGCTCGAGGAGGATCTGTGGATCAGTTTTTTCTAGAGCTTTGTGGGCGAAAAAACGGAGTTAATCAAGGGCGGGGAGGGTCGGCTCATCTTTCAGATGCCTCAAAAGGATTTTTTTCTTCGCCTATTTTAGGTGGCATGGTTCCTGTTGCAACAGGGGCAGCTCTTTCTTTTAAGTTAAATAAAACAAAGAATGTTGCTGTTGTTTTTTCTGGCGACGCAGGGCTGGAAGAAGGTGTTTTTGCTGAGAGCGTTAATTTTGCTCTTCTTAAAAAGCTTCCTATTGTTTTTATTTGTGAAAACAATTTATACTCGACGAATACGCATATTCGTTATCGTCAGCCAAATTCTCCAATTTTCAAGAGAGTGACAGAGCTGCTTAAACCAAAACAAATTAATGGTAATGATGTTGAGAAGGTTTATGTTGATGCTAAAAAGGCTGTTGATTCTTGTCGGCGAGGAAAAGGACCTGTTTTCTTAGAATGTTTAACGTATCGCTTTCGAGAACATGTTGGACCTTTATATGATTATAATATCGGCTATCGCACAAAAAAAGAAGTGTTCGATTGGGAGAAAAGATGCCCTCTCTCATTATACAAAAGAAAAATATTGAAATTAAAAATTATGAGCAAGAAATCAGTTGAGTTGACGGATAAGAAAATAATGAATGAGGCTGAAAATTCATATGCAAAAGCTCTTAAAGGAAGTTGGCCGACTGAAAAAGATTTGATGACGGGAGTATATTAA
- a CDS encoding transketolase C-terminal domain-containing protein, which translates to MSRQITYAQAISEATVLAMKKDPNVLVMGLGVDDVKGIFGTTLEARKKFGLNRVIGTPASENAMTGVAIGAALNGKRPIFVHARNDFMFLALDQIINNAAKWKYVYGNDSVVPIVVRGIIGKGWGQGPTHSQSIQSVMTHFPGIYVAMPSTPYIAKGILMKSLESKVPVIIFEHRRLYDFKQYVPEKRYTVDFGKAKIFKRGKDVTVVATSILVHQALKAAKIVSDFGISVEVVDPVTISPLDEKTIIASVKKTGRLICADTSWLRCGVASEISAVVAEKAFSFLKAPIKRIALPECPCPVSRQLEEFFYKDYQDIVCACFEIVGKKRPNNLFKEKEEDLFLGPY; encoded by the coding sequence ATGTCTAGGCAGATTACATATGCCCAAGCTATTTCTGAGGCGACTGTTTTAGCAATGAAAAAAGATCCGAATGTTCTTGTTATGGGCTTAGGTGTTGATGATGTTAAAGGAATTTTTGGAACAACGCTTGAAGCGAGAAAAAAGTTTGGACTTAATCGGGTTATCGGAACGCCTGCAAGCGAGAATGCTATGACTGGAGTTGCTATAGGTGCAGCGTTAAATGGCAAACGACCTATTTTTGTGCATGCCCGCAATGACTTTATGTTTTTAGCTTTAGATCAAATTATAAATAACGCTGCAAAATGGAAATATGTTTATGGAAACGATTCAGTTGTGCCAATTGTTGTGCGTGGCATTATTGGAAAAGGGTGGGGGCAAGGGCCAACGCATTCTCAGAGCATCCAATCGGTGATGACGCATTTCCCGGGTATTTATGTTGCTATGCCAAGTACGCCTTATATTGCAAAAGGTATTTTAATGAAAAGCTTAGAATCGAAAGTTCCTGTGATCATTTTTGAACATCGCAGGTTGTATGATTTTAAACAATATGTGCCTGAAAAAAGATATACTGTTGATTTTGGAAAGGCAAAGATTTTTAAGAGAGGGAAAGACGTTACCGTTGTAGCGACATCGATCTTGGTTCATCAGGCGTTAAAAGCGGCTAAAATTGTTTCTGATTTTGGAATTAGCGTCGAGGTTGTTGATCCTGTTACAATCTCCCCCTTGGATGAAAAAACAATTATTGCTTCAGTTAAAAAGACTGGACGCTTGATTTGTGCAGACACCAGCTGGCTTCGCTGTGGTGTTGCTAGTGAGATATCAGCGGTTGTAGCTGAGAAGGCATTTTCATTTTTAAAGGCTCCCATTAAGCGTATCGCTTTGCCTGAATGCCCGTGCCCTGTATCGCGTCAACTAGAAGAGTTTTTTTACAAAGATTATCAAGATATTGTTTGTGCATGTTTTGAAATTGTAGGGAAAAAGAGGCCGAATAATTTATTTAAAGAAAAAGAAGAAGATCTTTTTTTAGGTCCTTATTAA
- a CDS encoding NAD(P)-dependent oxidoreductase, which produces MKRNRNIIVLGSTGFIGKVIFDHLLKVFKKENVIGFSSKSCDLLKISTVKKKLSGLKKNDILIIASSIARASENSLDSMQRNILMVENITKILNQKPVAQVIYLSSVDVYGVKKKDKNDTQLRKKVIDENSSLFIDDYYSMGKIISEFLLKNQSLASRFVLTVLRFPGVYGLSDKQKSLVGLFAKKILGEGFLEIEGKGQILRNYVCVEDVAQIVEKCIKQKEQGIFNIVSEKSLSILAIAKILKKSLSPKAKIKFKDITSSSRERNRDILFNNKRLISAFKKNAVRTMESGIKEYALSYKNEC; this is translated from the coding sequence ATGAAAAGAAATAGAAATATTATAGTTTTAGGATCGACAGGGTTTATTGGAAAAGTAATCTTTGACCATCTTTTAAAAGTTTTTAAAAAAGAAAATGTGATTGGTTTTTCATCTAAGAGCTGTGACTTACTTAAAATATCTACTGTTAAAAAGAAGTTGTCAGGTTTAAAGAAGAACGACATTTTAATTATTGCTTCATCAATAGCAAGAGCTTCAGAAAATAGTCTCGATTCGATGCAAAGAAATATCTTGATGGTTGAAAATATTACAAAAATACTTAATCAAAAGCCTGTGGCGCAAGTGATATATTTAAGCAGCGTTGATGTTTACGGTGTTAAGAAAAAAGATAAAAATGATACGCAATTAAGAAAGAAAGTGATCGATGAAAACAGTTCGTTATTTATTGATGATTATTATAGCATGGGAAAAATAATCAGTGAGTTCTTGCTTAAGAATCAATCTTTGGCTTCTCGATTTGTTTTGACTGTTTTGCGATTTCCTGGTGTCTATGGTTTAAGTGATAAACAAAAAAGCTTAGTCGGTCTCTTTGCCAAGAAGATTTTAGGTGAGGGGTTTCTAGAAATTGAGGGTAAGGGCCAGATTTTGAGAAATTATGTTTGCGTAGAAGATGTGGCTCAAATTGTTGAAAAGTGTATTAAGCAAAAAGAACAGGGTATTTTTAATATTGTTTCAGAAAAAAGCTTGTCTATTTTGGCTATCGCAAAAATTTTAAAGAAATCATTAAGCCCAAAGGCAAAAATTAAATTTAAAGATATAACATCCTCATCTAGAGAAAGAAATCGGGATATTCTTTTTAATAATAAAAGACTGATATCTGCATTTAAGAAAAATGCTGTTCGCACGATGGAATCTGGAATCAAAGAATATGCCTTGAGTTATAAAAATGAATGCTAG
- a CDS encoding SDR family NAD(P)-dependent oxidoreductase, which translates to MDLGLNNKIALITGSGRGIGKAVALGLAKEGCKIIVVSRTKSELNQVLKDAGGKSKGHLAIVRDLTKKGSPQKLISLLKSKIGLPDIVVHNLGGALDTRDPFCSMEDFNKIYRLNFEIAVELNLDFLPAMQKNKWGRIIHVSSIAGAENQGPIPYCCAKAALNAYVRSMGGIVGRDNVVLSSILPGAVFTEKGYWDQQRKINPKHVKKFIEERQRIGRFGSPKEIADMIVFLSSELASFNTGSIIPVDGSQGRGYFG; encoded by the coding sequence GTGGATCTAGGACTAAATAATAAAATAGCGTTAATCACAGGATCTGGCAGGGGTATAGGGAAAGCTGTTGCTTTGGGTCTTGCAAAAGAAGGATGTAAAATTATTGTTGTTTCTCGAACAAAGAGTGAACTTAACCAAGTTCTTAAGGATGCTGGAGGAAAGAGTAAAGGGCATCTTGCAATTGTTCGAGATTTAACAAAAAAAGGATCTCCCCAGAAACTTATATCGTTGTTGAAATCAAAAATTGGGTTGCCTGATATCGTTGTTCATAATTTAGGCGGCGCATTAGATACTCGAGATCCTTTTTGTTCTATGGAAGATTTTAATAAGATTTATCGACTTAATTTTGAGATTGCTGTTGAGCTTAATCTCGATTTTCTTCCTGCTATGCAAAAAAATAAGTGGGGAAGAATTATCCATGTTTCTTCAATCGCAGGGGCTGAGAATCAGGGGCCAATTCCTTATTGTTGTGCAAAAGCAGCTTTGAATGCATATGTGCGTAGCATGGGAGGCATTGTCGGACGTGACAATGTTGTTCTTTCTTCTATTTTGCCAGGAGCTGTTTTTACGGAAAAAGGATACTGGGATCAGCAACGCAAGATAAATCCAAAACATGTAAAGAAATTTATCGAAGAGCGCCAGCGTATAGGACGCTTTGGGAGCCCAAAAGAAATAGCTGACATGATTGTTTTTTTAAGCTCAGAACTTGCTTCTTTTAATACGGGAAGTATTATTCCTGTTGATGGATCTCAGGGAAGAGGATATTTTGGGTAA
- a CDS encoding tetratricopeptide repeat protein yields the protein MSIFIKLKEVFVRSKFIFSKFWIVFLFFLILFYSFVNNKTNFYEINDLIDKVHIEEEIGFYISEGTEIESERLQKAIWFYDLLGEAIGFDEYVLGNIAACYFCLGDYKDSIKFYDKAIAINPRLYTFYFDKAIVNMRLQEYEKSLELFGMAFRQIPATFKYYFDFFKDIAKERRERFRLEGRLWTPEKVNSLLSDDFYFIEERIKEDLVLMVKELNKIALSSNGNSKLQLEAGELKDRIELYQRTTGAAFLNAESRLEHDSNSQGAGIVHFNFQNFRTMLMMASLIDSRI from the coding sequence ATGAGTATTTTTATAAAATTAAAAGAAGTTTTTGTTAGATCAAAATTTATTTTTTCGAAGTTTTGGATTGTTTTCCTGTTTTTTTTAATTCTTTTTTACTCTTTTGTTAACAACAAAACTAATTTTTATGAGATTAATGATTTAATTGATAAGGTACACATAGAGGAAGAAATAGGTTTTTATATTTCTGAAGGAACGGAGATCGAGTCAGAAAGATTGCAAAAAGCTATTTGGTTCTATGATCTTTTAGGTGAGGCTATTGGTTTTGACGAATATGTTCTTGGCAATATTGCAGCATGTTATTTTTGCCTTGGTGATTATAAAGACTCTATTAAATTTTACGATAAGGCAATTGCGATCAATCCTCGTTTGTATACTTTTTATTTCGACAAGGCTATTGTTAATATGCGTTTGCAAGAATATGAAAAGTCTCTTGAGTTGTTTGGCATGGCTTTTCGCCAAATACCTGCTACTTTTAAATATTATTTTGATTTCTTTAAAGATATAGCAAAAGAGAGGCGAGAACGTTTTCGCTTAGAAGGGAGACTCTGGACTCCCGAAAAGGTTAATTCTCTTTTAAGTGATGATTTTTATTTTATTGAAGAAAGGATAAAGGAAGATTTAGTTCTAATGGTTAAAGAATTAAACAAAATCGCGCTATCATCAAATGGTAATTCAAAATTGCAATTAGAGGCTGGAGAATTAAAGGATCGAATTGAGTTGTATCAAAGGACCACAGGGGCAGCTTTCTTGAATGCAGAGAGCAGATTAGAGCATGACAGCAACAGTCAAGGTGCTGGGATTGTCCATTTTAATTTCCAGAATTTTAGAACCATGCTCATGATGGCATCATTGATTGATTCTAGGATTTAA
- a CDS encoding transketolase C-terminal domain-containing protein translates to MTNLRNDFSKVIHQIGLKDPNLVVLVGDISHYRLQGFAKDCPGRYYNIGICEPTIVNMAAGLSKVGFYPVVHTIAPFIVERSFEQIKIDFCYQKLGGNIITVGSAFDYAYLGCTHHCYNDFALLSTLPNIELVYPASYEEFDLLFQQTYNNKFLTYFRASMYGHELSFKSDDIKIGKAVQVQEGKDLTLVAVGTQLQSAKKASDALKAQGINVDLIYIHTVKPLDSQMIKKSIEKTKKCLVVEEHGIYGGVYDAVLRLSLGIDGLRCFSISIPNDFIRDYGTYQDFCKKLGLCEEGILKKIKEEVLA, encoded by the coding sequence ATGACTAATCTAAGAAATGATTTTTCTAAGGTTATTCATCAAATTGGTCTTAAAGATCCTAATTTGGTTGTTTTGGTTGGAGACATTAGTCATTATCGTCTTCAAGGTTTTGCAAAGGATTGCCCAGGACGATATTACAATATTGGCATATGCGAACCAACCATTGTTAATATGGCAGCAGGCTTGTCGAAGGTAGGTTTTTATCCCGTTGTTCATACGATTGCTCCTTTTATTGTTGAAAGATCATTTGAACAAATTAAGATTGATTTTTGCTATCAAAAGTTGGGCGGCAACATCATTACTGTCGGAAGTGCATTTGACTATGCATATTTAGGCTGCACACATCATTGTTACAATGATTTTGCCTTACTTTCAACTTTACCAAACATTGAACTTGTTTATCCTGCAAGTTATGAAGAGTTTGATTTGCTTTTTCAGCAAACATACAATAATAAATTCTTGACTTATTTTCGTGCGTCTATGTATGGGCATGAGCTTTCTTTTAAAAGCGATGATATTAAGATTGGAAAGGCTGTCCAAGTTCAGGAAGGAAAAGATCTGACCCTTGTAGCTGTAGGTACGCAATTGCAATCTGCTAAGAAAGCAAGCGATGCTTTAAAAGCGCAGGGCATAAATGTTGATTTGATTTATATTCATACCGTTAAACCTCTAGATTCGCAAATGATAAAAAAGAGTATAGAAAAGACTAAAAAATGTTTAGTTGTCGAAGAGCATGGAATTTATGGAGGCGTTTACGATGCTGTGCTTCGATTGTCTTTAGGAATTGATGGCTTAAGATGCTTTTCGATTTCAATTCCAAATGATTTTATAAGAGACTATGGAACATATCAGGATTTTTGCAAGAAATTAGGTTTGTGTGAAGAAGGGATTCTTAAGAAAATTAAAGAAGAGGTTTTAGCGTGA
- a CDS encoding macrocin O-methyltransferase, giving the protein MNKILPRFFSILNYDNFHGKVLSLFVSLFQMADMFVRAPSRNSLSLFKLVLKVKPFYSQLSARRLINLYYLAKKVNDLGVRGDVVECGVWNGGSAAMLAKGLEIENELTTKKIWLFDSFQGLPSPTDKDDSRNNKKYFDGICTGDEKKVEEIFLEMNISSKRIEIVKGWFSETFPKNTIEKISLLHIDTDWYDSIKIVLEYFYQKVSQGGFIVIDDYYTLKGCQAAVNDFLKENQLEDKVNIIKVDWNGAYFCKS; this is encoded by the coding sequence ATGAATAAAATTTTACCTAGGTTTTTTTCTATTCTAAATTACGACAATTTTCATGGAAAAGTTTTGTCGTTATTTGTATCGTTATTTCAAATGGCAGATATGTTTGTCAGGGCTCCATCAAGAAATTCGTTGTCTTTATTTAAGCTTGTTTTGAAGGTTAAGCCATTTTATTCTCAGCTTTCTGCGCGAAGACTTATAAATCTTTATTATCTTGCAAAAAAAGTAAATGATTTGGGAGTGCGTGGGGATGTGGTTGAGTGTGGTGTTTGGAACGGCGGGTCTGCTGCAATGTTGGCTAAGGGGTTAGAAATAGAAAATGAATTAACAACGAAAAAGATTTGGCTTTTTGATTCTTTCCAAGGACTGCCGAGTCCTACTGATAAGGATGATTCTAGAAATAATAAAAAGTATTTTGATGGTATCTGTACTGGTGATGAGAAGAAAGTTGAAGAAATCTTTTTAGAAATGAATATTTCTAGTAAAAGGATTGAGATTGTTAAAGGGTGGTTTAGCGAAACTTTTCCCAAAAATACAATCGAGAAAATAAGCTTGTTGCATATTGATACAGATTGGTACGACTCTATTAAAATTGTTTTAGAATATTTTTATCAAAAAGTTAGCCAGGGCGGGTTTATTGTTATTGATGATTATTATACGTTAAAGGGTTGTCAAGCTGCTGTAAATGATTTTTTAAAAGAAAATCAGCTTGAAGATAAGGTAAATATTATAAAAGTAGATTGGAACGGGGCTTATTTTTGCAAGTCGTAG